From Erwinia sp. HDF1-3R, one genomic window encodes:
- a CDS encoding HD-GYP domain-containing protein, producing the protein MISRIGIEALRIGMYVHKLEVFWLKHPLVRNDMLLTTEQQIQIIVENGIKEVWIDLDKGRAPDVAPSTEAVIDQAAPVKASMHSEVAQAQAICLMARGQIMDMFSNARMGKTIRTDSTLPLVDEIGGSISRHPAALLSVVRLKTHDDYTYLHSVAVCALMVSLARQLQLDERQVRQAGTAGLLHDVGKAGIPLEILNKPGKLTDDEFELMKLHPAIGESLLRKSNGDTEVLDVALHHHERINGEGYPHGLKGEGISLLARMAAVCDVYDAVTSDRPYKAGWNPAAAMHQMASWEGHFDRQIFHAFVKAVGIYPPGSVVRLASGRIAVIAEPGEKSLLQPKVCVFFSLITRQPIKPEIVDLGSRYCWDSIAGLEESATWSGINLNALWMVPLAS; encoded by the coding sequence ATGATAAGTCGAATCGGGATAGAAGCATTACGCATCGGGATGTACGTGCACAAACTGGAAGTCTTCTGGCTGAAACACCCGCTGGTACGCAACGATATGCTGCTTACCACCGAACAGCAAATTCAGATTATTGTTGAGAACGGCATTAAAGAAGTCTGGATCGATCTGGATAAAGGCCGTGCGCCTGACGTCGCGCCATCGACAGAGGCCGTTATCGATCAGGCAGCACCCGTTAAGGCCAGTATGCACAGCGAAGTGGCGCAGGCGCAGGCTATCTGTCTGATGGCCAGAGGGCAGATAATGGATATGTTCAGTAATGCCCGGATGGGGAAAACCATCAGGACCGACAGCACGCTGCCGCTGGTGGATGAAATCGGCGGATCGATCAGCCGCCATCCGGCCGCTCTCCTGAGCGTGGTACGGTTGAAGACGCACGATGACTATACCTATCTGCATTCGGTGGCAGTGTGTGCGCTGATGGTTTCGCTGGCGCGTCAGCTGCAGCTGGATGAACGACAGGTGCGTCAGGCGGGCACGGCCGGACTGCTGCACGACGTCGGTAAAGCCGGCATTCCGCTGGAGATCCTCAATAAGCCGGGCAAGCTGACCGACGACGAATTTGAGCTGATGAAGCTACATCCGGCGATCGGAGAGTCGCTGCTGCGAAAAAGCAACGGTGACACTGAGGTGCTGGACGTCGCCCTGCATCATCATGAGAGGATCAACGGCGAAGGCTACCCCCATGGTCTGAAAGGTGAGGGGATCTCTCTGCTGGCCCGCATGGCCGCCGTCTGCGACGTCTATGATGCGGTTACCTCGGACCGCCCCTATAAGGCAGGCTGGAACCCGGCGGCGGCGATGCACCAGATGGCGAGTTGGGAAGGCCACTTTGACCGCCAGATATTTCACGCTTTTGTTAAGGCGGTGGGGATCTATCCCCCTGGCTCGGTGGTCAGGCTGGCGTCCGGGCGCATTGCGGTGATCGCCGAGCCGGGAGAGAAATCGCTGCTGCAACCTAAGGTCTGCGTATTCTTTTCGCTGATCACCCGCCAGCCGATAAAGCCGGAAATCGTCGATCTGGGCAGCCGCTACTGCTGGGACAGCATAGCCGGACTGGAAGAGTCTGCCACCTGGAGCGGTATTAACCTTAACGCATTGTGGATGGTGCCGCTGGCCTCCTGA
- the umuD gene encoding translesion error-prone DNA polymerase V autoproteolytic subunit has translation MQFISPGDISSTLLLPLFTERVPCGFPSPAQDYVEDRLDLNKLAIKHPSATYFVKVSGDSMRGAGIGDGDLLIVDRSLTAEHGDIVVAAVDGEFTVKELRTRPFLQLMPHNSLYTPIVFHSEEELEIFGVVTFTLKAHK, from the coding sequence ATGCAGTTCATTTCGCCCGGAGACATTAGCAGCACCCTGCTTCTACCGCTCTTTACTGAGCGCGTACCCTGCGGCTTTCCCAGCCCGGCCCAGGACTATGTTGAAGACCGGCTCGATCTCAACAAGCTGGCGATTAAACATCCCAGCGCCACCTATTTTGTTAAAGTCAGCGGCGACTCCATGCGCGGCGCGGGCATTGGCGATGGCGACCTTCTGATTGTCGACCGCTCACTGACCGCCGAACACGGCGACATTGTGGTCGCGGCGGTTGATGGCGAATTTACCGTCAAAGAGCTGCGTACCCGCCCCTTTCTGCAACTCATGCCGCATAACAGCCTCTACACGCCGATTGTATTTCACAGCGAAGAGGAGCTGGAGATCTTCGGCGTGGTGACCTTTACCCTGAAAGCGCATAAGTAA
- the umuC gene encoding translesion error-prone DNA polymerase V subunit UmuC — protein MFALVDVNSFYTSCETVFRPDLQGKPVVVVSNNDGCIISRSAEAKALGIKMGAPYFKLKDELRRQQVHVFSSNYALYADLSNRVMTTLADMAPSVEIYSIDEAFIDLSGVSHCMSLADFGHQMRSQILKNTGLTVGVGIAQTKTLAKLANHAAKTWRKTGGVVDLSDVDRQRKLLALVPVEAVWGVGRRISKSLHQMGIHTARDLADSALWVIRKHFNVVLERTSRELRGEPCLSMEAMPATKQQIICSRSFGHRITHYSDMHQAICTYAERAAEKLRQEEQYCRFISVFVRTSPHAEGEIFYGNQASGTLLTPSNDTRDIIRTATEALDRIWRDGHRYMKAGVMLSDFFSEGVAQLNLFDDRQPQANSEALMGVIDRLNQSGKGKIWFAGQGTQKSWAMKREMLSPAWTTRYADLPVAK, from the coding sequence ATGTTTGCCCTGGTGGATGTGAACAGCTTTTATACCTCGTGCGAAACCGTTTTTCGCCCCGATCTGCAGGGCAAGCCGGTCGTGGTGGTATCCAATAACGATGGATGCATCATTTCCCGATCGGCCGAGGCAAAAGCGCTGGGGATAAAGATGGGGGCACCCTACTTTAAACTGAAAGACGAGCTGCGCCGCCAGCAGGTACACGTTTTCAGCTCCAACTACGCGCTCTATGCCGATCTCAGCAACCGGGTGATGACCACGCTCGCCGATATGGCCCCTTCCGTGGAAATTTACTCGATTGATGAAGCCTTTATCGATCTCTCCGGCGTCAGCCACTGCATGTCACTGGCCGACTTTGGTCACCAGATGCGCAGTCAGATCTTAAAGAACACGGGCCTGACCGTTGGCGTGGGGATTGCGCAAACCAAAACGCTGGCCAAGCTCGCCAACCACGCGGCGAAAACCTGGCGCAAAACGGGTGGTGTTGTCGATCTCTCAGACGTCGATCGCCAGCGTAAGCTGCTGGCGCTGGTGCCGGTGGAAGCAGTATGGGGTGTGGGGCGGCGCATCAGTAAGTCACTCCATCAGATGGGTATCCACACCGCGCGTGATTTGGCTGACAGCGCGCTGTGGGTCATCAGGAAGCATTTTAATGTGGTGCTGGAACGTACCTCACGCGAGCTGCGGGGAGAACCCTGCCTCAGTATGGAGGCGATGCCCGCCACCAAACAGCAGATTATTTGCAGCCGCTCCTTTGGTCATCGCATCACCCACTATAGCGATATGCACCAGGCTATCTGCACCTATGCCGAACGCGCGGCCGAAAAGCTTCGTCAGGAGGAGCAGTACTGCCGCTTTATCAGCGTTTTTGTCCGCACCAGCCCCCACGCGGAGGGCGAAATTTTCTACGGTAACCAGGCTTCCGGCACCCTGCTGACCCCCTCGAATGACACGCGCGACATTATTCGTACGGCCACGGAGGCGCTGGACAGAATATGGCGGGACGGTCATCGCTATATGAAGGCTGGCGTGATGTTGAGTGACTTTTTTAGCGAGGGCGTGGCACAGCTCAATCTGTTTGACGACAGGCAACCCCAGGCTAACAGCGAGGCGCTGATGGGCGTGATCGACCGGCTGAATCAGTCGGGGAAAGGCAAAATCTGGTTTGCCGGGCAGGGAACGCAGAAAAGCTGGGCAATGAAGCGGGAGATGCTGTCCCCCGCCTGGACCACCCGTTATGCCGACCTGCCCGTTGCAAAGTGA
- a CDS encoding glycoside hydrolase family 3 C-terminal domain-containing protein has translation MTLAEKAALVTGTGMNNSAKVAGAAGSTLAIPRLGIPSIVFADGPVGVRLGAGPTGGAKRFATGFPVSIAMAASWDPALIQRVGGAIGREARERGVDLMLGPAINIQRNPRNGRNFEYFSEDPLLNARIAASYIRGLQAQGVGAVVKHFAANNQETRRQTLNQIVSERALREIYFPGFEYAIREAQPWAIMSSYPAINGTAASQNTWLLTQVLRDQWRFNGMVMSDWYGVTDPVSALLAGNDLNMPGGKSQKDTPFVPRNTDPQEVVLTALKSGALTEKQIDTNLTRILQTVVKTQAFKQATPPEEAAPADPAALAREVAADSMVLLKNSDHTLPVRRGQRIAAFGENVHRFFDTGGGSAEVNIDPQQRVSLQEGMRNAGVTFIDTLDKQRLDEGSLDKTLRRAVEKSDIALIAIGRSSTEGADSYTMAVHPDELAMIAKVSAAFHQQNKKVVVLLNIGSPIEIASWQPQVDAILLAWQPGQQGGNAVADILTGKVSPSGKLPLTFPVRNADTPSFGNFPGNSKTVIFGEGIYVGYRYYDTKGIAPAYPFGHGLSYAKIEYGPLTPSSPIFDIDKQQSVTISLTLRNASDRTAKEVVQLYVGDNVARLDRPVQELKAFEKVTLKGWESKTVTLQLDKRAFSYYDEDRQDWVLEGPFTLRIGRSSRDIVAEVPLRVTSATPAYSLDTPWIAIQTWEEAARVVAAVIGDEATNAWITGSPTLGEKLDQAFQQQPTLADSPSKQQAVKQSVLQQINAL, from the coding sequence ATGACGCTGGCGGAAAAAGCCGCGCTGGTCACCGGCACCGGCATGAACAACTCTGCGAAGGTGGCGGGCGCGGCAGGTTCCACCCTGGCTATTCCTCGTCTGGGCATCCCATCCATCGTCTTTGCCGATGGGCCGGTTGGGGTCAGGCTCGGGGCCGGGCCGACCGGTGGCGCAAAGCGCTTTGCAACCGGCTTTCCGGTGTCCATCGCGATGGCCGCCAGCTGGGATCCGGCGCTTATTCAGCGCGTGGGCGGTGCAATAGGCCGGGAAGCGCGGGAGAGGGGCGTGGACTTGATGCTTGGCCCGGCGATCAATATTCAGCGTAACCCGCGTAATGGACGCAATTTTGAATACTTCTCTGAGGATCCGCTGCTGAACGCGCGCATCGCCGCCAGCTATATTCGTGGGCTGCAGGCGCAGGGCGTGGGGGCGGTAGTAAAGCACTTCGCGGCGAATAATCAGGAAACCCGTCGGCAGACCCTTAACCAGATCGTCTCCGAACGTGCGCTGCGTGAAATCTACTTTCCCGGCTTTGAATATGCGATCCGCGAGGCTCAGCCCTGGGCCATCATGAGTTCTTATCCGGCGATTAACGGCACCGCCGCTTCGCAGAATACCTGGCTGTTAACGCAGGTCCTGCGCGACCAGTGGCGATTTAACGGCATGGTGATGTCCGACTGGTACGGCGTGACCGATCCGGTGAGCGCGCTGCTGGCGGGCAACGATTTGAATATGCCGGGTGGGAAGTCGCAAAAGGACACGCCGTTTGTTCCCCGCAATACCGACCCGCAGGAGGTGGTGCTCACGGCGCTGAAGTCCGGTGCACTGACGGAAAAACAGATTGATACTAACCTGACCCGTATTCTGCAAACGGTGGTGAAAACCCAGGCGTTCAAGCAGGCCACGCCGCCGGAGGAGGCTGCCCCGGCTGATCCTGCGGCGCTGGCGCGGGAGGTGGCCGCGGACTCTATGGTACTGCTGAAAAACAGTGACCATACGCTGCCGGTCAGGCGCGGTCAGCGCATTGCCGCGTTCGGCGAGAACGTTCACCGTTTTTTTGACACCGGTGGCGGCAGCGCCGAGGTCAATATTGACCCGCAGCAGCGGGTTAGCCTGCAGGAGGGGATGCGTAATGCGGGCGTGACCTTTATTGATACCCTGGATAAGCAACGGCTGGATGAAGGTAGCCTGGACAAAACCCTGCGCCGCGCGGTGGAAAAAAGCGATATTGCGCTGATTGCCATTGGCCGCAGCTCAACGGAGGGGGCCGACAGCTACACGATGGCGGTGCATCCGGATGAGCTGGCGATGATCGCGAAAGTGTCCGCTGCCTTTCACCAGCAGAATAAAAAGGTCGTGGTGCTGTTAAATATCGGTTCGCCGATTGAAATCGCCTCCTGGCAGCCCCAGGTCGACGCTATCCTGCTGGCCTGGCAGCCCGGCCAGCAGGGCGGCAACGCCGTGGCAGATATTCTGACCGGTAAAGTCAGCCCTTCCGGCAAACTCCCGCTGACCTTCCCGGTGCGCAATGCCGATACGCCCAGCTTTGGCAATTTTCCCGGCAACAGTAAGACGGTCATTTTTGGCGAGGGCATCTATGTCGGCTATCGCTACTACGACACTAAAGGCATTGCGCCGGCGTATCCTTTTGGCCACGGCCTTTCCTACGCGAAAATCGAATATGGGCCGCTCACGCCGTCCTCCCCGATCTTTGACATTGATAAGCAGCAAAGCGTGACCATCAGCCTGACGCTGCGCAATGCCTCGGACAGAACCGCCAAAGAGGTGGTGCAGCTGTACGTGGGGGATAACGTCGCGCGTCTTGACCGCCCGGTGCAGGAGCTGAAGGCCTTTGAAAAGGTAACGCTGAAGGGATGGGAGTCTAAAACCGTTACCCTGCAACTGGATAAGCGCGCCTTCTCGTACTACGACGAAGACCGACAGGACTGGGTGCTGGAAGGCCCTTTTACGCTGCGAATAGGGCGCTCATCGCGGGATATCGTGGCCGAGGTGCCGCTGCGGGTCACTTCGGCCACGCCTGCCTACTCGCTTGATACGCCGTGGATAGCGATACAGACCTGGGAGGAGGCCGCCCGGGTGGTGGCAGCGGTTATCGGTGATGAGGCGACCAATGCCTGGATAACCGGTTCGCCAACGCTGGGGGAGAAGCTCGATCAGGCCTTTCAGCAGCAGCCGACACTGGCCGACAGCCCGTCGAAGCAGCAGGCTGTCAAACAGTCTGTTTTGCAGCAGATCAACGCGCTGTAG
- a CDS encoding EthD family reductase — protein MIKCSVMYPNTENARFDYDYYRDVHLPLVEKRMGHYLVSWSIDKIVGTTEGEPAPYIAACHLICHSVEDLQKGMADHIDEIVGDVANFTNLTPQQWISEIVK, from the coding sequence TTGATTAAATGTAGCGTGATGTATCCCAACACTGAAAATGCCCGGTTTGACTATGACTATTACCGCGATGTGCATCTGCCGCTGGTCGAGAAGAGAATGGGACACTACCTGGTTTCCTGGTCGATAGATAAAATCGTTGGCACGACCGAAGGCGAACCGGCGCCTTATATCGCGGCCTGCCATCTGATCTGTCACTCCGTTGAGGATCTGCAAAAGGGCATGGCCGACCATATTGACGAGATCGTCGGGGACGTTGCGAACTTTACCAACCTCACCCCGCAACAGTGGATTTCGGAAATCGTGAAGTAA
- the hemB gene encoding porphobilinogen synthase: MSSISLSQRPRRLRQSPSLRSLFQETSLSINDLALPIFVEEGVDDYKAIQAMPGVMRIPEKRLAFEIERIAKAGIRSVMTFGISHHTDETGSDSWQENGLVSRMSRICKDAVPEMIVMSDTCFCEYTTHGHCGVLHDRGVDNDATLVNLGRQAVAAARAGADFIAPSAAMDGQVAAIRQALDEAGFTDTAIMSYSTKFASSFYGPFREAAGTSLKGDRKTYQMNPMNRREAIRESLLDQAQGADALMVKPAGAYLDIIRDVRERTELPLAAYQVSGEYAMIKFAAQAGAISERDVVLESLGAIKRAGADLIFSYFALDLAEKNLL, translated from the coding sequence TTGTCCAGTATCTCTCTCAGCCAGCGTCCACGACGTCTGCGTCAGTCCCCCTCTCTTCGTTCACTTTTCCAGGAAACATCGCTCAGCATCAACGATCTGGCGCTGCCGATTTTCGTTGAAGAGGGCGTTGATGACTACAAAGCGATCCAGGCCATGCCTGGCGTGATGCGTATTCCGGAAAAACGTCTGGCCTTCGAGATTGAGCGTATCGCCAAAGCCGGGATTCGTTCGGTGATGACCTTTGGTATCTCACATCATACCGATGAGACGGGCAGCGATAGCTGGCAGGAGAATGGCCTGGTGTCGCGTATGTCGCGCATCTGTAAGGATGCGGTGCCGGAAATGATCGTGATGTCCGATACCTGCTTCTGCGAGTACACCACCCATGGTCACTGCGGCGTGCTGCACGATCGCGGGGTGGATAACGACGCCACGCTGGTGAATCTTGGCAGGCAGGCGGTTGCCGCTGCGCGCGCCGGGGCTGACTTTATTGCGCCTTCGGCGGCGATGGATGGTCAGGTTGCGGCGATTCGTCAGGCGCTGGATGAGGCCGGGTTTACCGATACGGCGATCATGTCCTACTCCACCAAGTTTGCTTCTTCATTCTACGGCCCGTTCCGTGAGGCGGCAGGCACCTCGCTGAAGGGCGATCGTAAAACCTATCAGATGAATCCCATGAACCGCCGCGAAGCGATTCGCGAATCCCTGCTCGATCAGGCTCAGGGGGCGGATGCGCTGATGGTTAAGCCAGCAGGCGCCTATCTGGATATCATTCGCGACGTGCGGGAGCGCACCGAACTGCCGCTGGCGGCCTATCAGGTCAGCGGGGAGTACGCGATGATTAAGTTTGCCGCGCAGGCCGGGGCAATCAGCGAGCGCGATGTGGTGCTGGAAAGCCTGGGCGCAATTAAGCGCGCCGGTGCCGACCTGATTTTCAGCTACTTCGCGCTGGATCTGGCTGAAAAAAACCTGCTGTAA